The genomic window GCATTCCACATGCAATATGCAACATACTCACACATATCCACAAATACACGAGCTACCACAAATCAGCAACAAAATATACGATATAATTCACAGCCAACAGCAGCAGCACGGACGCACTCCCAGCCAAGGCGCAGTATGGAGTGTTGTATGCAACATTCCCTTGCAGGCAGTGCAGGAGGAGGTGCTGGCAAACGCATAAATACTGTTTTCGACCTGACATAATTTTGTAATTCTATAGCGATTTGTGGTAGCAAAATGTAATCAAACATGCGCGAGTACCTGGGTGAGTGTGTGCAAATATGTTGCAGCATGCGACTGTCTAGTTTTGTCTGCATGGAAGTGCGTCATAAAGATAACCGCTTATTGCCACTTTGTTTGCGCTGTCCACTCTATCTTTAACGATGACAGTGGGCCCAAGAGCCATGACTGGTGGTGGCAGCTGGGGCAGAGCAGCGGGCAGAGCAGCAGCAAAGAAAGAAAGGAGGAGGAAGAATAACTACACTCTTTATGGCTAGCGAGCTCGGAACTACTTAAAAGCCATAAATTGAATTGtactcaaaatttattatttgttttctacttaACAGTGACAATAATCTAAAAATCAAgcacaaaatcatttttaaaatgatcAGCTCAAACTTAAAACATACATAATGGGCATCAACCCAACTCAAGCAgagtcaaattgtttttttttttgtttttttttttttgtttttcttttaataactaataattCTCAGTGGTTCTAACATAATTTACACCGGATGGCATCGACACCTTATCAAAACCTTTCGGGAACAAGTGCTTGGCTTCCTCATCAGACACAGTGGGCAAAATCATGACTTTGGTGCCAGgctatacaaaaaatatgcaattattgtaatatccaataaaaaTTCACTTTGTGCTCTAGAAAACTTACAGTCCAGTTGGCGGGTGTGGCTACAACCTTCAGCTTGTCAGTCAATTGCAGTGAGTCGATACAGCGTAGAATCTCACTGGAATATCAAACAAAATGCCGTCTATTAGAAACATCTCAAATACCGCTAAAATAACTGTGCAACTCACTCAACATTACGGCCCATGGACATGGGGTAGAACATCGACACGCGCACTTTGTGATCGGGGCTGATGATGTACAGCGCACGAATAGTTTTCCCGATTTCCGGGTCGCGCTTCTGTTCTTCATCCAACATGCCGAAGAGTACAGCTAAATCGCGATGGGGGTCGGCAATGATGGGGTAGGGGAATTCCCCGGGAATGTCCAAGCAGTAAGACTTGATGTCGTTCACCCAATCAACATGGGATTTCAAATCGTCCACGGAGTGAGCCAAGCACTTGGCATTACGCTTGGCGAACTCTGGCTGATGGACAGCGATGCGACCCAACTCAGTGGTGCAGACGGGTGTGAAGTCCGAAGGATGGGAGAATAGCACAACCCAGCTGTGGAACAAAAATATACAACGTGAATACCATAACTTAACAGTAATGTCATAGTCAGTTAGTAAAGTTATAAACATTAATCTGTCGATAATTCTATAAATGCTGCTACTTAGTAAACATTTACATACCTACATCGATTAATAAAGCGTGCGCGTGTCTAACATTATTTGCATACTAATTCACTAGACTATGCCATAATGGAAGCCCACATCAAAATGTACGCTGAAGGAATGTGGCTGGCAATGTTTTATGGCCATACCCAATTATAAGTATGCGACTGCTGCCTGCATTGGGTGCAATGTGCAATTTGATATTTGTGTTGcaataaacaaatgaaattgTGTGCATATGaactacatatgtaaatacacaaCTAATAAAAGATAAGCGCAACAGGCGACACTATTCTACAACTTCAGCGCACACCTCCCTTCTGAAGCTACAAAAACTAGGCATTTGCGCTCTGCTCTGAGCGGAAGGCAGGCGTAGGTTGAATTTTTTCAACGTCTAAGATTTTTCCAACAAATGGAGGTTCCTACAGCTCTATGatgccatttttattattaaatatttaaattaaaaaatttaaatagaaattcGAAAACCACCACACTTTTAGTACAAAAGGAAACTATACAAACTCTGTAATCTGCTCTATAAGCCATTATTTTTAGACAATCATCTTGAAACTCTTTCCCACTCTGCTAATCAAAATCACTTCAgtagcttcattactaggaaACTATTTTTAACTTACGCGCTTCCCTGCCAATCGTAGAAGCTGATTGGCCCCTTGGTGGTTTCAGCTTTGAAATTCGGTACTGTAGCTCCCAAacgcattttaaattattactgTTTTGCAGTTAAAGCGAAAATGTTCAAAAGAATTAAGCACAATCACAGTTTTTTACTTTCTGTTGTCAGTCCCAAGCTCTGGCGTGGTTTTTATACTCTTCTAGCAGCtgattgttttaaatattctctGTAGAGGCGCGAAaggcacgtacatatgtaagtatgtgtgtacatatgtaaaacGTTTGTTAGCGCTGAGAATTTCATCATGAGAGCAAACCGGGCGTCAACCCCCGCTTACTGACTACCAGCAATCAGTAGTCACGTAAATATTTTCGTACTTATCAATTCAATATTTAcgtttttgtttgtgtgtttcGTATTGATTGTGATTTATGGCCAAGGATTGGGATTCTATTTTGAGTTTCGTTTTTATGATTGTAAACTCAGAAAGCGCATTTAGCAGCCTAAGCATATCCTATAGTTCTTGTATAGCATTCGAGTATTACAGAGAAATGCGAGTTTTGCCAAGTTAGtaaattattattagtatttactATTTAAACACCGAGTAAACACCCTCTCGCCTCGATTTATTCCCGACACCTAGAGCTCAACTCTCCGCGGACGTTCTGCTGTTGCTCTCTGATAGGATGAAGGTCCTGGCAGTGATCCTTGACGGAGGGCTAACGTAGAAGCGCAATATTTAAGAGTGATTAGGAAGGGAACAGTCGCCTTGTATAGATGCAGGGGCACCAGCGGCAAGCGGAGCCTCTTGTCTAGAGTTACATTCTGGCTAGAGTCCTCGTTCGGTGGAACTCACTGGAAAGGGCGGCGTCGGCTAAGAAACTGGAGAGGGTTCAGAAGTCTGCCCGcttctcattagcaatgttcatgcttTTGGTcaagcccaaatcattgaaaaaaatcgaatggtcctcagcaacttctctaacggtgattcgtcgattggccaataccattttcttcacttcatcaatttcttCGTCTATTGTTGAGGttctcgggcgtccggcacgtttttcgtcgttcacatcttctcggccttctgagaacattttgcgccaccgataaacgttgctttggtccaaagtagcttctccgtatgactcagtcaacattcggaatgcacccgcgcacttaatttcgtttttcgcacaaaatttgatacaggttcattgatccatctttttgaataggcaaaaatcgaagacgagccgaaacacatgcaagcaaagcagctgtcaacaattaactgaacattcaaaatggccgaactcgtcggcatgagtgagaaacatgagtaccaacatatcgccacaaaaaaatcgaaattcgaatatacgtaacctgcgaaaattcaaaattcgctatactttttgcacacacctcgtatgtgtgTGTTACAAATATAGCCTACAAACAACAGCACGTGCTA from Anastrepha ludens isolate Willacy chromosome 5, idAnaLude1.1, whole genome shotgun sequence includes these protein-coding regions:
- the LOC128863798 gene encoding peroxiredoxin-6-like codes for the protein MRLGATVPNFKAETTKGPISFYDWQGSAWVVLFSHPSDFTPVCTTELGRIAVHQPEFAKRNAKCLAHSVDDLKSHVDWVNDIKSYCLDIPGEFPYPIIADPHRDLAVLFGMLDEEQKRDPEIGKTIRALYIISPDHKVRVSMFYPMSMGRNVDEILRCIDSLQLTDKLKVVATPANWTPGTKVMILPTVSDEEAKHLFPKGFDKVSMPSGVNYVRTTENY